In Mercenaria mercenaria strain notata chromosome 13, MADL_Memer_1, whole genome shotgun sequence, a single window of DNA contains:
- the LOC128547727 gene encoding uncharacterized protein LOC128547727, whose translation MSVAESTSVSDKRALIKSCASKFAKAMKALELALIGTDDGKISQLRREVLDSWNVYEKELCDIDVFDQEQQTQFQRSCRQSRQELDLILEQVSQRIGAIDETLSLTRAQSRHSAASSERKRQRAELKLAHIRRRQDLERRQQDLEFQQAEIRREMEKIAVENDLARIEIEDDSGSSSSNSVASNNVILPEMRQSAREKTEAYVRSLPDVTPTLGQPELNVVAASNPKPSDNDLFNGFMAMTSSAQESLNLPKPELLTFSGNPADYCKFIKNFETNIEMRVKDNRLRLSYLVQFCNGDARRSIEDCVVLPSDEGYVRAKQILQGRYGKPHLVARSHVERLIDGSPVKPNDVQGLMNLSLDMEKCQITLSQIGFVSDINNTENLKKIVRRLPMHIRSRWAERASKLIEQGSEPNFNDLLTFVHERAIVANTMYGQDLASASKGMYTAKVKSAPKGTSPRDKYVTLSTSTSGNYSGNETPLYRQRSLSCVYCKEAHKLMHCEKFRLIELGEKLKVIRKHKMCENCLNFKHLAKFCRKGSCCEINGCNEKHHTMLHSTLNQDESQTSGNSNCCATNDARKNKVSLRIVPVIIENGPVHVNTYALLDEGSDVTLCTEGLIKKLGATGTPREFSITTVNKSSERRNGVELSFKVNSIDRSETVTLNKVWSVDRLPISLRSLPDCSQVGKWKHLADISLPRIKQGQVELLIGSDTPEAFWVEEERRGNRGEPYAIRSILGWSILGPTGKTVLSTDMNVNFQQTSSVQEEIDRLWKTDFPECRLDNSTGMSCEDRRALSIMERTIEKDGGHYKIGLPWRDENVNLPDNRVLATTRLAYLKRKLQGNEDLYTMYRSTMNDYITNGYATPVTDADVMETGKVWYLPHHPVINPKKPGKVRIVFDCAAKYRGTSLNDNILQGPDFMNSIVGVLIRFREEPVALVADIEAMFHQVKVQDSDRNSLRFLWWPDGDLEKEPCEYCMTVHLFGATSSPSCAAYSLRRTASDNAKEFSDDTVKTIERNFYVDDLLKSVTDAKVGIKRSSELRDILSRGGFRLTKWLSNNKEVVDSIPDMERAGSTTKIDLETTPKVERALGLQWHIDKDEFAFDVSLQQKSHTRRGILSVASSLYDPLGFVAPVTLIPKLVLQNACRQHLQWDERVSEADAEKWSQWLMNLPELSKVSIDRCLKPGKLDKSSKIELHMFSDASEQAYGSAVYVKIYDAEGNNSMIVLGYIQNEKRRFKTFVANRLAIIHDVTTPQDWRYVPTKENPADLASRGVHPHETDKLSTWLRGPKFLQCDSSHWPATPGLVTIDVNDTELKAEVSTHMTQGKCDKGISDLLAKYSDWHKLQRAVAYILRFKQYFFQRNSRSKESTGTSVKRGSLTVCEIREATKAILMFVQGNAFDIEINSVMKTGRVPKVSSLTKLSPVYIGSLLRVGGRLDNSNLHSDVKHPIILPNNHHVTRILIRKYHEINAHMGAHHILSLIREKYWIVHGLKTVKSELSKCIECKRRLQRPQTQQMGQLPAERLTPDKAPFTYVGVDYFGPLYVKSGRRHLKRYGCLFTCLTTRAVHIEITHSLDTDSFICALQRFVSRRGRPVKIFSDNGTNLRAGERELRESVRQWNQSRLSKYFLQETIDWHFNPPYASHMGGVWERLVRSVKNAVKSVIREQLLGEEALMTLMTEVEKILNDRPITQVRQKWHNVQRNLTVNDLVLVCDEPSTRGRWPLGRVLEVSKGRDGLVRSCRVRVNGSEKSILLPAAWRLQEYWNATSSVAQWGNG comes from the exons ATGTCTGTAGCTGAGTCTACAAGTGTAAGTGACAAAAGAGCATTGATTAAGTCATGTGCTTCGAAATTCGCGAAGGCAATGAAAGCCTTGGAATTAGCTTTGATTGGCACAGATGATGGAAAAATATCACAACTGAGAAGAGAAGTTCTTGACAGTTGGAATGTTTATGAAAAGGAACTTTGTGATATTGATGTGTTCGATCAGGAACAACAAACACAGTTCCAACGATCATGCCGACAGAGCCGACAAGAGTTGGATTTAATACTGGAGCAAGTTAGCCAGCGAATTGGAGCGATCGACGAAACGCTATCGTTGACGCGCGCACAAAGTCGCCATAGTGCTGCGTCATCCGAACGCAAACGACAGCGGGCAGAGCTGAAATTAGCGCATATCCGCAGACGTCAAGATTTAGAAAGACGGCAACAAGATCTTGAATTTCAGCAAGCAGAAATAAGGCGTGAAATGGAGAAAATCGCGGTTGAGAACGATCTGGCTAGGATCGAAATTGAAGACGACAGCGGAAGTTCGAGCAGTAATAGTGTTGCGTCGAACAATGTAATTCTGCCCGAAATGAGGCAGAGTGCTAGAGAAAAGACAGAGGCGTACGTACGAAGTCTTCCCGACGTAACCCCTACTCTTGGTCAGCCGGAATTAAACGTAGTTGCAGCATCCAATCCCAAACCCAGTGACAATGATCTTTTCAATGGATTTATGGCTATGACATCTAGTGCACAGGAAAGTTTGAACTTACCAAAACCAGAGTTACTGACATTTAGTGGAAATCCTGCGGATTATTGCAAGtttatcaaaaactttgaaacaaacattgaaatgAGAGTGAAGGACAATAGATTAAGACTTAGTTACTTAGTGCAATTTTGTAATGGTGATGCTCGTCGTAGCATCGAAGATTGTGTTGTTTTGCCATCAGATGAGGGGTATGTAAGAGCGAAACAAATCCTCCAAGGCAGGTATGGTAAGCCTCACTTAGTTGCTAGGTCCCATGTTGAACGACTGATTGATGGTAGCCCTGTTAAACCTAATGACGTACAAGGCCTCATGAATTTGTCGCTCGACatggaaaaatgtcaaataacaCTTTCGCAAATAGGGTTTGTTTCTGATATCAATAATACTGAAAATCTCAAGAAAATAGTTAGGCGACTACCCATGCATATTCGGTCAAGATGGGCCGAACGCGCTAGTAAGCTGATCGAGCAGGGATCCGAACCGAATTTCAATGACCTGCTCACCTTTGTCCACGAGCGAGCTATAGTAGCAAACACAATGTATGGTCAAGACTTAGCCAGTGCGTCAAAAGGCATGTATACGGCAAAGGTTAAATCTGCACCTAAAGGCACTTCTCCTCGTGATAAATATGTCACGCTATCTACTTCTACTTCTGGTAATTATTCGGGCAATGAGACACCTCTGTATCGCCAGAGAAGTTTATCTTGCGTTTACTGTAAAGAGGCTCATAAACTGATGCACTGCGAAAAATTTAGATTAATTGAATTAGGAGAAAAATTAAAGGTTATCAGAAAGCACAAGATGTGCGAAAATTGTCTGAATTTTAAACACCTGGCTAAATTTTGTCGCAAAGGTAGTTGTTGCGAGATTAATGGGTGTAATGAAAAGCATCATACGATGCTTCATAGTACTTTGAATCAAGACGAAAGTCAGACATCGGGGAACAGTAACTGTTGTGCTACGAATGATGCACGGAAGAATAAGGTAAGTTTGCGTATTGTGCCAGTTATTATCGAAAATGGGCCTGTGCATGTAAACACATACGCCTTATTGGATGAGGGTAGCGATGTTACATTGTGTACGGAAGGGTTAATTAAAAAATTGGGAGCTACAGGTACACCCCGAGAGTTTAGCATCACAACCGTTAATAAGTCTTCCGAACGTAGGAATGGGGTTGAACTGAGTTTTAAAGTAAATTCTATTGATAGAAGCGAGACGGTGACCTTGAATAAGGTATGGTCAGTTGATCGCCTACCTATTTCACTTAGATCACTCCCTGATTGTTCGCAGGTTGGAAAATGGAAGCATTTAGCAGATATAAGCTTGCCACGGATTAAACAAGGTCAGGTAGAGTTATTGATTGGTAGCGACACCCCAGAGGCGTTCTGGGTAGAGGAAGAAAGGAGAGGAAATAGAGGTGAGCCGTACGCTATACGGTCGATTCTAGGTTGGAGTATACTTGGACCGACAGGTAAGACTGTTTTGTCTACAGATATGAATGTAAACTTCCAACAGACTTCTAGTGTGCAAGAGGAGATTGATAGGTTATGGAAAACCGACTTTCCGGAATGCAGATTAGACAACAGCACAGGTATGTCGTGTGAAGATCGACGTGCACTATCAATCATGGAAAGAACAATAGAGAAAGATGGCGGACATTACAAGATCGGACTACCATGGCGCGATGAAAACGTGAATTTACCAGATAACAGAGTGTTGGCAACTACCAGACTTGCGTATTTGAAACGCAAACTTCAAGGTAATGAggatttatatacaatgtaccgAAGCACGATGAATGATTATATTACAAATGGGTATGCTACTCCTGTTACAGACGCAGACGTAATGGAAACTGGTAAGGTTTGGTATCTTCCGCACCATCCAGTTATCAACCCAAAGAAGCCAGGAAAGGTAAGAATAGTATTTGACTGTGCAGCTAAGTATAGAGGTACGTCGTTGAACGATAACATTTTGCAGGGTCCAGACTTTATGAATAGCATTGTAGGAGTGCTGATACGATTCCGAGAGGAACCTGTCGCTCTTGTAGCGGATATTGAGGCAATGTTTCACCAGGTAAAGGTACAAGACAGTGATAGGAACTCACTTCGATTTCTTTGGTGGCCTGATGGTGATCTAGAAAAAGAGCCGTGTGAATACTGTATGACTGTCCATTTATTTGGAGCAACGTCGTCGCCTAGTTGTGCAGCATACAGTCTTAGACGTACAGCAAGTGATAACGCTAAGGAGTTTAGTGATGATACAGTGAAAACGATAGAACGCAACTTTTACGTCGATGACCTTTTGAAGTCAGTGACAGATGCAAAGGTAGGTATAAAACGTTCTTCTGAACTCCGAGATATCTTATCTAGAGGAGGGTTTAGGTTAACAAAGTGGTTATCTAATAATAAAGAAGTCGTGGATTCGATTCCAGACATGGAGAGGGCAGGCTCGACAACGAAGATCGACCTTGAAACTACCCCAAAGGTTGAACGTGCTCTTGGACTGCAGTGGCACATAGATAAAGATGAGTTTGCATTTGATGTAAGTCTTCAACAAAAGAGTCATACGAGACGTGGTATACTATCTGTTGCAAGTTCATTGTATGACCCCCTCGGGTTTGTTGCACCGGTGACTCTTATTCCAAAGTTGGTCTTACAGAATGCTTGCAGACAACACTTACAGTGGGATGAAAGGGTATCTGAAGCCGACGCCGAAAAGTGGTCTCAGTGGTTAATGAATCTTCCAGAATTGTCAAAGGTAAGTATTGACAGGTGCTTGAAGCCAGGCAAGTTAGACAAATCTTCCAAGATAGAGTTACACATGTTCAGTGATGCATCTGAACAGGCGTACGGATCAGCGGTGTATGTGAAGATTTACGACGCCGAAGGAAACA ATTCTATGATCGTTCTGGGGTACATCCAGAATGAGAAAAGACGATTCAAGACTTTCGTTGCCAATAGACTGGCAATTATTCATGATGTAACAACGCCGCAGGACTGGAGGTACGTACCTACAAAGGAAAATCCTGCTGACTTGGCGTCAAGGGGCGTGCACCCTCACGAAACGGATAAGCTCTCAACGTGGCTTAGAGGTCCAAAATTTCTGCAGTGCGATAGTTCACACTGGCCAGCCACCCCAGGCCTTGTGACGATAGATGTTAATGATACAGAATTAAAGGCAGAGGTTAGTACGCACATGACACAAGGTAAGTGTGATAAGGGAATAAGTGATCTTTTAGCAAAGTATTCCGACTGGCATAAACTACAACGAGCTGTAGCTTACATTCTTAGGTTCAAACAGTACTTCTTTCAAAGGAACTCGAGATCAAAAGAAAGTACTGGAACTTCAGTAAAACGCGGGAGTTTGACTGTATGTGAGATTCGAGAAGCGACCAAAGCTATTCTCATGTTTGTACAAGGGAATGCGTTCGATATTGAAATAAACAGTGTCATGAAAACAGGTCGTGTTCCAAAAGTAAGTTCTCTTACCAAATTAAGCCCCGTTTACATAGGAAGTCTCCTGAGAGTCGGCGGACGACTTGATAATTCCAACTTACACAGTGATGTGAAGCACCCGATTATTTTGCCAAACAATCACCATGTGACGAGGATTCTGATTaggaaatatcatgaaatcaatgCGCACATGGGCGCTCATCACATTTTGTCATTGATTAGAGAGAAATACTGGATTGTCCACGGACTTAAAACTGTGAAGTCGGAACTGAGCAAATGTATTGAATGCAAGCGAAGACTACAACGTCCTCAAACGCAACAGATGGGACAACTTCCAGCCGAGAGACTCACGCCAGACAAAGCACCGTTTACGTACGTTGGCGTTGATTATTTCGGTCCGCTGTATGTGAAATCTGGTAGGAGGCATCTGAAAAGGTATGGCTGTTTGTTCACTTGCTTGACTACCAGGGCGGTACATATAGAAATAACCCACAGTCTTGACACGGATTCGTTTATATGTGCCTTACAGCGGTTTGTAAGCCGTCGAGGACGCCCCGTAAAGATCTTCAGTGATAACGGAACAAATCTCAGAGCAGGAGAAAGGGAGTTACGAGAATCAGTTCGGCAATGGAACCAAAGTCGCTTGTCTAAATATTTCCTTCAAGAGACGATTGACTGGCACTTTAATCCCCCTTATGCAAGTCACATGGGTGGTGTCTGGGAAAGGTTGGTAAGATCAGTCAAAAATGCGGTAAAATCGGTTATTCGTGAACAGCTTCTGGGTGAGGAAGCTTTAATGACACTGATGACGGAAGTCGAAAAAATACTGAATGATCGACCAATAACTCAG GTAAGACAGAAATGGCACAATGTACAGAGAAATTTGACGGTAAATGACCTTGTGCTTGTCTGTGACGAACCGTCTACACGCGGTCGCTGGCCTCTAGGACGTGTGCTTGAGGTTAGTAAAGGGAGAGACGGACTTGTGCGGTCATGTAGGGTTAGGGTAAATGGTTCAGAGAAA